Proteins co-encoded in one Chloroflexota bacterium genomic window:
- a CDS encoding solute-binding protein — protein MSRTRIIFFAVILAALAIVAASLIWRALSRPEPLTITPRGPIQVRILTALPVEPWVRAAARQFNEEKHKLEGEPISVEVIAMDGLAALGKWDRDEFGILGDRSPDELSSEERERLERFPTVWIPDSRYLVELANATYKERLGRDVFLTDGEYRARPIVVSLFAWGIYESRARVLQAHFGEINWRTIHDAAIAKGGWPELGGDPEWGFFKLVVPNPRKNVGGLAAMIAAAGEYYDRPDISTADVTDPDFQRWLGELMGAVTDVSGGSAYTAEDFALFGYSVGDGGQLLESDLLTNMAGIETRWADPLRIYYPKYVTWFDFPFTVWMGPETTALEKNAALEFERFLLSPEVQRQAIEYGLRPANPEVPVTDGESLFVRYQDRGVRPVVPRTEAMRSPDRDVLLALLRWFDLNVAQR, from the coding sequence ATGAGCCGGACTCGCATCATCTTCTTCGCTGTCATTCTGGCGGCGCTGGCCATCGTGGCCGCGTCGCTGATCTGGCGGGCTCTCAGCCGGCCGGAGCCGCTGACCATCACCCCGCGCGGCCCCATCCAGGTGCGCATCCTCACCGCGCTTCCCGTGGAGCCGTGGGTGCGGGCAGCCGCTCGACAGTTCAACGAGGAGAAACATAAACTGGAGGGCGAACCCATCTCCGTGGAAGTGATCGCCATGGATGGGCTCGCCGCGCTGGGGAAATGGGATCGGGACGAATTCGGCATCCTGGGGGATCGCTCGCCTGACGAGCTCTCCTCGGAAGAGCGGGAGCGGCTGGAGCGCTTCCCCACCGTGTGGATCCCGGACTCCCGCTATCTGGTGGAGCTGGCCAACGCCACGTACAAAGAGCGGCTGGGACGGGATGTGTTCCTGACCGATGGCGAATACCGGGCCCGCCCCATCGTCGTGTCCCTGTTCGCCTGGGGCATCTATGAGAGCCGCGCCCGGGTGTTGCAGGCGCATTTCGGCGAGATCAACTGGCGGACGATCCACGACGCGGCGATCGCTAAAGGGGGATGGCCGGAGTTGGGGGGCGACCCGGAGTGGGGGTTCTTTAAGCTGGTGGTGCCGAATCCCCGCAAGAACGTGGGGGGGCTGGCGGCCATGATCGCTGCGGCTGGGGAGTACTACGATCGCCCCGATATCTCCACCGCCGATGTCACGGACCCCGACTTCCAGCGCTGGCTGGGAGAGCTCATGGGGGCGGTAACGGATGTCAGCGGCGGCAGCGCGTATACGGCCGAGGACTTCGCCCTCTTTGGGTACTCCGTGGGCGATGGCGGCCAGCTCCTGGAGAGCGACCTGCTGACGAACATGGCCGGGATCGAGACGCGCTGGGCGGACCCGCTGCGCATCTACTATCCCAAGTACGTCACCTGGTTCGACTTCCCCTTCACCGTCTGGATGGGGCCGGAGACCACAGCTCTGGAGAAGAACGCGGCGCTGGAATTCGAGCGCTTCCTGCTCTCCCCGGAGGTGCAGCGTCAGGCCATTGAGTATGGCCTGCGGCCGGCCAACCCGGAGGTGCCCGTAACCGACGGCGAGAGCCTGTTCGTGCGCTATCAGGATCGGGGGGTACGCCCCGTGGTGCCGCGCACCGAGGCCATGCGCTCCCCGGATCGGGACGTGCTGCTGGCGCTCTTGCGATGGTTCGACCTGAATGTCGCGCAGAGGTAG
- a CDS encoding VWA domain-containing protein has translation MTRHERTRRKRPSRSLLIGGALAVVGFLLACCVFLLALAWGGRDSLTTAEKPSRDPYSATLAVAVSPEKEALLQELADDFNGQKQRTPDGKKMVVQIHAMDSETMIEAALQQALPEYQVPVSVQALNPDSSLWLDQLDRAYAERVGATEGIAPRIIADTTRYAVSPIVIAAWESVARDLGWPDRPIGWRDIQQKAQQDPDFKWNHASTSHASGLLATLAEFYAAVGKVRDLTIEDAQAQSTLDYVTAIERTVRYYGEGELAVLERARKEGRRYLDAFVVQEQLVIQFNLEGPSERLVAIYPVEGTLWADHPLALLERPEPTANQRRTFQAFREFLLSPAVQERILAAGYRPADLSIPLDGAGSPLTQENGVDPTQPQTTLQIPGPKVVEVVRNVWWYTKRHTNVFLVVDTSGSMEGEKLEAAQQALRIFLDQIKGDLERVGMVEFSDQVNHIEPLAELGESRGRLMQRIDQLEAGGGTALLDAVRTAYMRLWRLNDAERINAIVVMTDGRENSSNVELKALVREIQESNQKGPPVVIFAIAYGNDADYDVLKALAEASGGQVRQGDLQTIRELYKILSSYF, from the coding sequence ATGACCCGCCATGAGCGCACACGCAGAAAGCGTCCCTCCCGCAGCTTGCTGATCGGCGGCGCACTGGCCGTAGTCGGCTTCCTGCTCGCGTGCTGTGTCTTCCTTCTCGCCCTCGCCTGGGGAGGGAGGGATTCCCTCACGACGGCCGAGAAGCCCTCTCGCGATCCCTACAGCGCTACCCTGGCCGTCGCCGTCTCTCCGGAGAAGGAAGCGCTGCTGCAGGAGCTGGCCGATGACTTTAACGGGCAGAAGCAGCGCACCCCGGACGGGAAGAAGATGGTCGTGCAGATCCATGCCATGGACTCGGAGACGATGATCGAGGCCGCCTTGCAGCAGGCGCTCCCGGAGTACCAGGTTCCCGTCTCGGTGCAAGCGCTCAATCCGGACTCGTCCCTCTGGCTGGATCAACTGGATCGTGCCTATGCGGAACGAGTCGGCGCGACGGAGGGGATCGCCCCGCGTATCATCGCCGATACCACCCGGTACGCGGTCAGCCCCATCGTCATCGCCGCGTGGGAGTCGGTGGCCCGGGATCTGGGATGGCCGGACCGGCCGATCGGGTGGCGCGATATCCAGCAGAAGGCCCAGCAAGATCCGGACTTCAAATGGAATCACGCCTCCACCAGTCATGCTAGCGGCCTGCTGGCCACCCTGGCCGAGTTCTACGCGGCCGTGGGCAAGGTGCGCGACCTGACGATCGAGGACGCGCAGGCCCAGAGCACCCTCGACTATGTGACGGCCATCGAGCGGACGGTGCGGTACTACGGCGAGGGCGAGCTGGCCGTCCTGGAGCGGGCGCGAAAAGAGGGCCGACGTTACCTGGATGCTTTCGTGGTCCAGGAGCAGTTGGTGATCCAATTCAACCTGGAAGGGCCGTCCGAGCGCCTGGTGGCCATTTACCCCGTCGAGGGGACGCTGTGGGCCGATCACCCGCTGGCCCTCCTGGAGCGACCGGAGCCCACTGCCAACCAGCGGCGCACGTTTCAGGCGTTCCGGGAGTTCCTGTTGTCGCCCGCTGTGCAGGAGCGGATCCTGGCGGCCGGATATCGCCCGGCTGATCTGAGCATCCCCCTGGATGGGGCCGGGTCTCCTCTCACCCAGGAGAACGGCGTCGATCCGACGCAGCCGCAGACCACCCTCCAGATCCCTGGGCCCAAAGTCGTGGAGGTTGTGCGCAACGTCTGGTGGTACACGAAGCGCCACACCAACGTCTTCCTGGTGGTGGATACATCGGGGAGCATGGAGGGGGAGAAGCTGGAGGCCGCGCAGCAGGCGCTGCGCATCTTCCTGGACCAGATCAAAGGGGACCTGGAACGTGTGGGGATGGTGGAGTTCTCCGACCAGGTCAACCATATCGAGCCCCTCGCGGAGCTAGGTGAGAGCCGGGGGCGGCTCATGCAGAGGATCGACCAGCTGGAGGCGGGTGGGGGAACGGCCCTGTTAGACGCCGTGCGCACCGCCTACATGCGTCTGTGGCGTCTGAACGACGCCGAACGGATCAACGCCATCGTCGTGATGACCGATGGGCGCGAGAACTCATCGAACGTCGAGCTGAAGGCGCTGGTCCGGGAGATCCAGGAGAGTAACCAGAAGGGGCCGCCGGTGGTGATCTTCGCCATCGCCTATGGGAACGATGCGGATTATGATGTGCTGAAGGCGCTGGCCGAGGCGTCAGGGGGGCAGGTCCGCCAGGGGGATCTGCAAACCATTCGAGAACTCTATAAGATCCTGTCCAGTTACTTCTGA
- a CDS encoding GAF domain-containing protein, with amino-acid sequence MAILERVLEALNASSGAVYTLEERHDLLRLIAQRNMPDRFTRCHATIPLNRSVLGGIVSQGRIGCVVAGPDGLKEVAFSPTMDQDQVILVCPLAVNQELVGALLIASREPGELTSDVVQDVLAAIRGQAAIALNHQRLLQWIHQRNQELDLVLQASQALMASATVEEALASLARELTERLPVTACRVLLLDTHGKTLVTRASYTLRAVAWKPGLWQPIALDDAPICRSVIQEAHPIIVVRASRLPKAEGEFPITHASEPEMSITFFPDAQSGALVPLIVEDRVVGIIALGEGRSWDRSALSEEKVRVCQTLARQVGLIIGRAREAERAHRRASRLSTLHRLGTAIRSSLSLPELYDLVVSELAGEFRYPLVALYTLEGETLHLQAQYGHSEEDLKTLVRVPLGQGIVGTVARTGKPILLPNVHQAPEYVPTSLPTDAELCVPIRLGDRILGVLDVENFGVGSLTRSDLELLGTLAAQVAVAIENARLFEAEQKRRRQAEALRELSTAITSSLDLREVARKALLGLKETVPYDSAAISLIERDGFRILFATGRVTTQALKEIWSPFDKRRAGYHVTQAKRPLRIADVRTSELWAPDVGFEYIRSWMGVPLMVEDRVLGVLTLDSAKRAFYTEEDEKVALAFAQQISLALENARLYDQTRRWATQMETLRELGMHVAASLDLKAVLQRIVDSVLMLTDATDSHLYLYDAASDQFFFGTASWADGIPRPVTYKPRKDGITARAIRQRRPIVISDAPSHPLFNTPEAKRWGIQAIAAFPLLRAGEPIGALTLAYLHPHTFSEEELTLLAMLADQAAVAVDNARLYEDVARRLRREQRLSELSESLVAELDLPRVLRLAIEIAEELVGGQAGGIALLDEARQMITYPYLHNLPEELSQITIPIHEGLIGEVIQTRKPLAIPDYAAYPRSVPEFVAAGIKAVLAVPLMVGDRVMGALSVVDLEKNRTYSEEDIAILSSVGRQAAIAIQNARLFQATLQHIAEVEELRDFNENIIQTMAEGLLLTSPDGRIVFANRRLEEMLGYAPGSFVGWSYEKLLPPDWRDQNPQLDENCPHETQQYEISLLRADGTQLPVLASTTPLLEEDQLQGFLTAFTDISQRKRSEDLLHTLSSAAVAVQAALTLEEIFETVAREMKRLGFYALIGTVTPDRSSWQVRHTSLPEYVIQALDRVLGQPFLKFSFVPKRDEKYPVHLDGETPLFIDDLVDFLWRVLELDPATLRAHLPSDFASWRMILVPLRIENRTEGSLIVFGELQPSDMPAITLFANQIAVALEKAQRLEAERRARELAEALRDMAGALNAVQDLDTVLALVLTHLQRVVAYDSACVMLQERGPAGHEVLKVRAAHGFPEETNVLGFRIEAGDYLTRFDPTSPLPHVISDTRDEPMWVKLPGTEHVRSWMGAPLLVGGREAPKLIGILAVDSEQPHAFSQRDAEVVQAFANQAAVAIERARLHAETAQRVRELSALMRISEALNEAIELKQVLEIVLDSAFELAGRQEAAIILVDRRTNALRVVAWRGLPDDFVASFNARNIPPEVGLVGEAIRTGKIIISEDTSRDPRVVDFGWPITPQVIQVPLITDAGAIGIISLDTIPDEATQRLLHAMADLAATAIEKARLFEGEHRRAVQLQAIREVTERVTAILDLRTLLIEVARLLQARFRYSQVSLWTLDDTGQYVVLQAGAGVYEVTEPVLRLPLTKQSIVSWVASTGKPLLANDVSQEPRYYFFQPLADTRAELAVPMRLSGRVVGVLDVQSDQVNAFDSDDLFVLQALADQVSIALENARLYAAERARAEELDRAYRELKQLDRMKDEFVQNVSHELRTPLTYIKGYVELLLDGVLGPLTEEQEEALRVMANRGDAIIHLVNDIISLKKAETEVIERQRTSLVEVAEACVRGAEVVAQQNGLQLVLDAEEDLPDVWGDPGRLGEVFDNLIGNAIKFSPQGGTITIRMRREGTFIRVEVEDQGIGIPADQIDKIWDRFYQVDSSSTRRFSGTGLGLAIARRIVEAHGGKIWVESEEGKGSTFIFTVPIYLPNIGQERAEGRNARENGA; translated from the coding sequence ATGGCGATCCTGGAGCGGGTCCTGGAGGCCTTGAACGCCTCATCGGGCGCGGTCTACACATTGGAGGAGCGCCATGACCTGCTCCGGCTGATCGCTCAGCGCAATATGCCGGATCGTTTCACGCGCTGCCACGCGACCATCCCTCTCAATCGCTCGGTGTTGGGAGGGATCGTATCCCAGGGCCGGATAGGATGTGTCGTGGCGGGGCCGGACGGCTTGAAGGAGGTCGCTTTCTCCCCCACAATGGATCAAGATCAGGTGATCCTGGTCTGCCCATTGGCGGTGAATCAGGAGCTGGTGGGGGCTTTGCTGATCGCCAGCCGTGAGCCGGGGGAGCTTACCTCGGACGTGGTTCAGGACGTGCTGGCGGCCATACGCGGACAGGCGGCGATCGCCCTGAACCATCAGCGTCTCCTACAGTGGATCCATCAGCGCAACCAGGAGTTGGATCTCGTCCTGCAGGCCAGCCAGGCGCTGATGGCCTCCGCCACCGTGGAGGAGGCGCTGGCGAGCCTGGCCAGGGAGCTGACCGAACGGCTTCCCGTGACCGCCTGTCGCGTGCTCCTGCTGGACACCCACGGAAAAACCCTGGTTACCCGGGCCTCCTATACGCTGCGTGCCGTCGCGTGGAAGCCAGGGCTGTGGCAGCCGATCGCTCTGGACGATGCCCCGATCTGCCGGTCTGTGATCCAGGAGGCGCATCCCATCATCGTGGTGCGGGCATCTCGGCTGCCCAAGGCGGAAGGGGAGTTCCCGATCACTCATGCATCGGAACCTGAGATGTCGATCACCTTCTTCCCCGACGCCCAATCCGGTGCCCTGGTTCCGCTGATCGTGGAGGATCGCGTCGTCGGGATCATCGCCCTGGGCGAGGGGCGTTCCTGGGACCGCTCCGCGCTGTCGGAGGAGAAAGTCCGGGTCTGCCAGACGCTGGCGCGTCAGGTCGGCCTCATCATCGGACGCGCTCGAGAGGCGGAACGCGCCCACCGTCGCGCCAGCCGCCTCTCCACGTTGCACCGCCTGGGGACGGCGATCCGCTCCTCCCTCTCGTTGCCGGAGCTCTACGATCTGGTCGTCTCGGAGCTTGCCGGCGAGTTCCGTTATCCCCTGGTGGCCTTGTATACGTTGGAGGGAGAGACCCTGCATCTGCAGGCGCAGTATGGGCATAGCGAGGAGGACCTGAAGACGCTCGTGAGGGTGCCCCTGGGGCAGGGGATCGTGGGAACGGTAGCCCGCACCGGAAAGCCCATCCTGTTGCCGAACGTCCACCAGGCCCCGGAGTATGTCCCCACCTCTCTGCCCACTGACGCCGAGCTCTGTGTCCCGATACGTCTGGGGGATCGGATCCTGGGTGTGCTGGATGTGGAGAACTTCGGCGTGGGCTCGCTTACCCGGAGCGATCTGGAACTGCTCGGCACGTTGGCGGCGCAGGTCGCCGTGGCCATCGAGAACGCCCGGCTGTTCGAGGCCGAGCAGAAGCGCCGGCGCCAGGCGGAGGCTCTACGGGAGCTGAGCACCGCGATCACCAGTTCGCTGGACCTGCGCGAGGTCGCTCGGAAGGCCCTTCTGGGGTTGAAGGAGACGGTCCCCTATGACAGCGCGGCCATCTCGTTGATTGAGAGGGATGGGTTCCGCATCCTGTTCGCCACCGGCCGCGTGACGACCCAGGCTCTGAAAGAGATCTGGTCCCCCTTCGATAAGCGGCGCGCGGGCTACCATGTCACGCAAGCCAAGCGCCCCTTGCGCATCGCGGACGTGAGGACGAGCGAGTTGTGGGCTCCTGACGTCGGCTTCGAGTACATCCGAAGCTGGATGGGCGTGCCGTTGATGGTGGAGGATCGCGTCCTGGGCGTCCTCACGCTGGACAGCGCGAAGCGGGCGTTCTACACGGAGGAGGACGAAAAGGTCGCTCTGGCCTTCGCCCAGCAGATCTCCCTCGCGCTGGAAAACGCCCGGCTGTACGATCAGACCCGGCGGTGGGCGACTCAGATGGAGACCCTCCGCGAGCTGGGCATGCATGTGGCCGCTTCCTTGGATCTGAAGGCCGTGTTGCAGCGCATCGTGGATAGCGTGCTGATGCTCACCGATGCGACCGATTCCCACCTGTATCTTTACGACGCGGCCTCCGATCAGTTCTTCTTCGGCACCGCGAGCTGGGCGGATGGCATCCCCCGGCCGGTTACATACAAGCCGCGAAAGGATGGCATCACCGCACGCGCCATACGACAACGTCGCCCCATCGTCATCAGTGACGCCCCTTCCCATCCCCTGTTCAACACGCCGGAAGCCAAGCGGTGGGGGATACAGGCGATCGCGGCCTTTCCCCTGTTGCGCGCCGGGGAGCCCATCGGGGCGTTGACCCTGGCCTATCTTCACCCTCACACGTTCAGCGAGGAGGAGCTGACGCTGCTGGCGATGCTGGCGGACCAGGCCGCCGTGGCTGTGGATAACGCCCGGTTGTACGAGGATGTGGCCCGCCGGCTGCGGCGGGAGCAGCGTCTGAGCGAGCTCAGCGAGAGCCTGGTGGCCGAGCTGGATCTGCCCCGGGTTCTGCGTCTGGCCATCGAGATCGCTGAGGAGCTGGTGGGCGGCCAGGCGGGAGGGATCGCCCTCCTGGACGAGGCGCGGCAGATGATCACGTATCCGTATCTGCACAACCTGCCGGAGGAGCTATCCCAGATCACCATTCCGATCCACGAGGGTCTCATAGGCGAGGTCATTCAAACCCGGAAACCCCTCGCTATCCCCGATTACGCGGCCTACCCTCGCTCCGTGCCCGAGTTCGTCGCCGCCGGCATCAAAGCCGTGCTGGCGGTGCCGCTGATGGTGGGCGACCGCGTCATGGGGGCCCTGTCCGTCGTCGACCTGGAGAAAAATCGCACCTACAGCGAGGAGGACATCGCCATCCTCTCCAGCGTGGGACGCCAGGCGGCCATCGCGATCCAGAATGCCCGACTCTTCCAGGCGACGTTGCAGCATATCGCGGAGGTGGAAGAGCTACGGGATTTCAACGAGAACATCATTCAGACGATGGCCGAGGGGCTCCTGCTCACCTCTCCTGATGGGCGTATCGTCTTCGCGAACCGGAGACTGGAGGAGATGCTGGGGTACGCCCCCGGCAGCTTCGTCGGATGGTCGTATGAAAAGCTGTTGCCACCGGACTGGCGGGATCAAAACCCGCAATTGGACGAGAACTGCCCTCACGAGACGCAGCAGTATGAGATCTCGCTGCTCCGGGCCGATGGCACCCAACTGCCCGTGCTGGCCAGCACGACGCCCCTTCTGGAGGAGGACCAGTTACAGGGGTTCCTGACGGCGTTCACGGACATCAGCCAGCGGAAGCGATCGGAAGATTTGTTGCACACGCTCAGCAGCGCGGCTGTGGCGGTGCAGGCCGCTCTGACGCTGGAGGAGATCTTTGAGACCGTCGCCCGGGAGATGAAGAGGTTGGGCTTCTACGCCCTCATCGGCACCGTGACCCCTGACCGGTCGTCTTGGCAGGTTCGCCACACCTCCCTGCCGGAGTACGTCATACAGGCCCTGGATCGGGTGTTGGGGCAACCCTTCCTGAAGTTCTCCTTCGTGCCGAAGCGGGACGAGAAATATCCCGTGCATTTGGATGGGGAGACCCCTCTCTTTATAGACGACCTGGTGGACTTTCTCTGGCGGGTTCTGGAGCTGGATCCGGCGACGCTGCGGGCGCATCTTCCCAGCGATTTCGCTTCCTGGCGCATGATCCTGGTGCCGCTCAGGATCGAGAATCGAACGGAAGGGAGTCTGATCGTCTTTGGGGAGTTGCAACCCTCTGACATGCCGGCGATCACTCTATTCGCGAACCAGATCGCCGTCGCCCTGGAGAAGGCGCAGCGGCTGGAGGCCGAGCGGCGAGCTCGGGAGCTGGCGGAGGCGCTGCGCGATATGGCCGGCGCGCTGAACGCGGTGCAGGACCTGGACACCGTGCTCGCGCTCGTCCTGACCCATCTGCAGCGGGTGGTGGCCTATGACTCGGCCTGTGTGATGCTACAGGAGCGAGGCCCCGCGGGTCACGAGGTGTTGAAGGTCAGGGCGGCGCACGGGTTCCCCGAGGAGACGAACGTGCTCGGGTTCCGCATCGAGGCAGGGGATTATCTGACGCGTTTCGATCCCACCTCTCCGCTTCCACACGTGATCTCGGATACGCGAGACGAGCCCATGTGGGTAAAGCTCCCCGGCACGGAGCATGTGCGGTCCTGGATGGGGGCTCCTCTGCTGGTGGGGGGGCGGGAGGCGCCAAAGTTAATCGGCATCCTGGCGGTGGACAGCGAACAGCCGCACGCCTTCTCGCAGAGGGATGCGGAGGTGGTGCAGGCGTTCGCCAACCAAGCCGCCGTGGCGATCGAGCGCGCCCGGCTGCATGCCGAGACGGCGCAGCGTGTCCGCGAGCTCTCCGCCCTGATGCGCATCAGCGAGGCGCTCAACGAGGCCATCGAGCTCAAGCAGGTCCTGGAGATCGTGCTGGATAGCGCCTTTGAGCTGGCTGGCCGTCAGGAGGCCGCCATCATTCTGGTCGATCGGCGCACGAACGCGCTACGCGTGGTGGCCTGGCGGGGGTTGCCGGATGACTTCGTGGCCTCGTTCAACGCTCGGAACATCCCGCCTGAGGTCGGCCTGGTCGGGGAGGCCATACGTACGGGCAAGATCATCATCTCGGAGGACACCAGCCGAGATCCCCGGGTGGTGGACTTCGGGTGGCCGATCACGCCTCAGGTGATCCAGGTCCCCCTCATCACCGATGCGGGGGCGATCGGCATCATCTCCCTCGACACCATACCGGACGAGGCTACCCAGAGGCTGCTGCACGCCATGGCGGACCTGGCGGCGACCGCCATTGAGAAGGCGCGCCTCTTCGAGGGGGAGCACCGACGCGCGGTGCAGTTGCAGGCGATTCGGGAGGTCACGGAGCGCGTGACGGCCATTCTCGATTTGCGGACCCTCCTCATAGAGGTGGCGCGCTTGCTTCAGGCGCGCTTCCGCTACTCCCAGGTCAGCTTGTGGACGCTGGATGATACGGGGCAATACGTCGTGTTGCAGGCCGGGGCGGGCGTTTACGAGGTGACCGAGCCCGTCCTCCGCCTCCCGTTGACCAAACAGAGCATCGTGAGCTGGGTAGCCTCCACCGGGAAGCCATTGCTCGCCAACGATGTGTCTCAGGAGCCACGCTACTATTTCTTCCAGCCTCTGGCGGACACCCGGGCGGAGTTGGCGGTGCCTATGCGCCTGTCCGGCAGGGTGGTCGGCGTGCTGGACGTGCAATCGGATCAGGTCAATGCCTTTGATAGCGATGACCTCTTCGTGTTGCAGGCGCTGGCGGACCAGGTATCCATCGCTTTAGAGAACGCCCGCCTATATGCCGCCGAGCGCGCCCGCGCGGAGGAGCTGGATCGAGCATATCGGGAGCTGAAACAGCTGGATCGCATGAAGGACGAGTTCGTGCAGAACGTCTCCCACGAGCTGCGCACGCCGTTGACCTACATCAAGGGATACGTGGAATTGCTGCTGGATGGGGTGTTGGGCCCGTTGACCGAGGAGCAGGAGGAGGCTCTCCGCGTCATGGCCAACCGGGGGGATGCCATCATTCACCTGGTGAACGATATCATCTCCTTGAAGAAGGCGGAGACGGAGGTCATAGAGCGGCAGCGGACGTCCCTGGTGGAGGTGGCGGAGGCCTGCGTCCGGGGCGCCGAGGTTGTGGCACAGCAGAACGGGCTGCAGCTGGTGTTAGACGCGGAGGAGGACCTGCCAGATGTGTGGGGGGATCCCGGCCGATTGGGCGAGGTGTTCGACAATCTGATCGGCAACGCCATCAAGTTCAGCCCGCAAGGGGGGACGATCACGATTCGAATGCGACGGGAGGGTACGTTCATACGCGTCGAGGTGGAGGATCAGGGGATCGGGATCCCGGCGGATCAGATCGACAAGATCTGGGATCGCTTCTACCAGGTGGACAGCTCCTCCACGCGACGATTCAGCGGCACGGGATTGGGCCTGGCGATCGCTCGACGGATCGTAGAGGCGCACGGCGGCAAGATCTGGGTGGAAAGCGAGGAGGGCAAAGGGAGCACCTTTATCTTCACCGTGCCCATCTATCTCCCGAATATCGGGCAGGAGCGGGCCGAAGGGCGAAACGCCCGGGAGAATGGTGCGTAG